In Rhinoraja longicauda isolate Sanriku21f chromosome 27, sRhiLon1.1, whole genome shotgun sequence, one DNA window encodes the following:
- the ncmap gene encoding noncompact myelin-associated protein, translating to MDTSATTDVNLNTTLTTRSPQEMLYQSSGAIVAVIVIGIIVIFTLVLFLLKHYNRQNRLKRDLAPKTSKQHSLPALQTNIPVSRPTSLVSVSSNIPLERKY from the exons ATGGACACCAGTGCTACAACAGATGTAAATTTGAACACAACATTAACAACAAGATCGCCCCAAGAGATGCTGTACCAGA GTTCTGGTGCGATTGTCGCTGTAATTGTAATCGGAATAATAGTGATTTTCACCTTGGTGCTGTTCCTTTTAAAACACTACAACAG GCAAAATCGGTTGAAAAGAGACCTGGCACCAAAAACATCAAAGCAGCACTCACTCCCAGCTCTGCAGACCAACATACCTGTGAGTCGACCAACGTCGCTGGTCTCGGTTTCATCAAATATCCCGCTGGAAAGGAAATATTAA